In Natronocella acetinitrilica, the following proteins share a genomic window:
- a CDS encoding autotransporter outer membrane beta-barrel domain-containing protein, with protein MSARRRATRRGRTPALHILYRVGIGLSLCMGAAANAPAATLFVADGIPDTVASGDSATLTITLQADGTFDRTCQLVGRLEPSWFASNVGFDLSVDENTGSASTTVNVTFDTDPGEVDLRLENLGGCGDLPISVVQPASITVTDGDNGENGENGENGENGENGENGENGENTPLERACAAILQIPEAQRTAEQRDLLETCDRFRESEDPEDFLNRLDPRQVAAQGRAGLLVMRQQVRNIGGRTHRLRAGSRGLDASDLQVNINGESLPTGLMPAALRGGGAGDMLSTGRLGVFINGSLIVGSRSNTDRELGFSFDSVSLTTGADYRFSPEFYAGAAIGLSRNEANLRSSAGSVEVDGYSASLYAVRFLPRDAYIDAIMTIGRHRYDTTRNVFPGSDGQRAVARPEGREFAAGINTGIDFANGPWTLGLQGTFEYVRLSIDGYRERAANSDTDGFGSLLSIDGQTVDSLVAGLGLQATYAYPFRYGVLLPTARVGLEREFRDDSRVITARFTHDPNGERFGIRTDSPERNIVNLGAGISAQFAYGISAFVYVETRETNGPTSLYRVDGGVRVEF; from the coding sequence ATGAGCGCACGGAGACGCGCAACCCGTCGCGGGCGAACCCCGGCATTACACATTCTCTACCGCGTGGGCATTGGCCTGTCCCTTTGTATGGGTGCCGCCGCCAATGCACCGGCGGCAACGTTGTTCGTTGCAGACGGCATTCCGGACACGGTGGCCAGTGGAGACAGCGCGACGCTCACCATCACGCTGCAGGCTGATGGGACCTTCGACCGCACATGCCAGCTGGTTGGTCGATTGGAGCCATCCTGGTTCGCATCCAATGTCGGCTTTGACTTGAGCGTGGATGAGAATACCGGCAGCGCGAGCACGACGGTAAACGTGACATTCGATACTGATCCCGGAGAGGTCGATCTAAGGCTGGAAAACCTCGGTGGATGCGGCGACCTGCCGATCTCCGTTGTGCAACCAGCCTCGATCACCGTCACGGATGGAGACAACGGGGAGAACGGGGAGAACGGGGAGAACGGGGAGAACGGGGAGAACGGGGAGAACGGGGAGAACGGGGAGAATACGCCCCTGGAGCGCGCCTGTGCAGCAATTCTCCAAATCCCTGAAGCTCAACGCACCGCGGAACAACGCGACCTCCTGGAGACCTGTGACCGGTTCCGAGAAAGCGAAGACCCCGAAGATTTCCTGAACCGGCTGGACCCACGACAGGTTGCAGCCCAGGGGCGGGCTGGCCTGCTGGTGATGCGTCAGCAGGTTCGCAACATCGGCGGTCGAACCCACCGACTGCGGGCGGGCAGCCGGGGGCTCGACGCCTCGGACCTGCAGGTCAACATCAATGGTGAGAGCCTGCCAACGGGCCTGATGCCGGCGGCGCTCCGCGGTGGCGGCGCGGGAGACATGCTGTCGACTGGTCGACTCGGCGTCTTCATCAATGGATCACTGATCGTCGGCAGTCGCAGCAATACCGACCGGGAGCTCGGCTTCAGCTTCGATTCCGTCAGCCTGACAACAGGTGCCGATTATCGCTTCAGCCCGGAATTCTACGCCGGCGCGGCCATTGGCCTCAGCCGCAACGAAGCGAACCTCCGCAGCAGCGCCGGTTCGGTTGAGGTGGACGGCTACAGTGCCTCCCTGTACGCGGTTCGGTTCCTGCCGAGGGATGCCTACATCGATGCCATCATGACCATCGGCCGCCACCGCTATGACACCACGCGCAACGTCTTCCCGGGGAGTGACGGTCAGCGGGCCGTGGCACGCCCGGAAGGCCGTGAGTTTGCTGCGGGCATCAATACCGGAATCGATTTCGCCAACGGCCCCTGGACACTCGGGCTACAGGGGACTTTCGAATACGTCCGCTTGAGCATCGACGGTTATCGCGAGCGCGCAGCCAACAGCGATACTGACGGATTCGGGTCGCTGCTTTCCATCGACGGCCAGACCGTGGACTCGCTGGTTGCAGGGCTCGGCCTGCAAGCCACTTATGCCTACCCGTTTCGTTATGGGGTGCTGCTGCCTACCGCGAGGGTGGGGCTCGAGCGCGAGTTTCGTGACGACAGTCGCGTGATCACTGCACGCTTCACCCACGACCCCAACGGGGAGCGTTTCGGGATACGAACCGATTCGCCGGAGCGCAACATCGTCAACCTTGGGGCGGGCATCTCGGCGCAGTTCGCCTACGGAATCTCGGCGTTCGTGTATGTAGAGACACGGGAAACCAATGGGCCGACCAGCCTATACCGTGTGGACGGCGGCGTCCGGGTCGAGTTCTGA
- a CDS encoding autotransporter domain-containing protein: MDLVLRAEGEVTAPAEGCLAQAFASISAEGNGAFAEGDTIDFNVAPGTYPAGSTLDAGTITFTLNESFQAAGSFTVAIAAGTEDNCGINGSDGFVIDVDTATRLVQFSETAGDAPTSDTGAINVTNAQPGQTISVEFQVSSQNPPMTLETDIGSVTPPGFEANSGMATFNYEVPTDAEPGFTDSGGILVTDSGQSDGLFIPVQISVGSQELSEQEGLTPRQRSVANSLDAACGALREIPEEERTSRQNDLIATCDRAAESGTPGAIYDGLAPEEVAAQGRASMQTMRQQLQNVGSRITELRAGATGFSARGFNVALDGERLPVNMFTNALGAGASDDILAFSNFGFFVNGSAAFGNRQQTDNEQGFRSRTLGLTAGLDYRFSPQTIGGVALGYTRTDTDLRNNAGGVDVDGYSLSLYGTHFLPRSFYVDGIVTVGRNRYDTVRTVFSGPDGQSAKARPDGMEYAVGLNAGYDLSDGPWTVGFQTSLDYIRVEIDSYRERATNSNNPGAGSLLRIDSQTIESKTAEVAVQLSYAENYPWGVMVYSTRWGLEREFSDDSRRINARFIEDPTNTRFSLRTDDPDRTYMNIGGGLTAQFARGRAAYLFLESVEGRSGYSLYTVDVGFRMEF; encoded by the coding sequence GTGGACCTGGTGCTCCGTGCGGAAGGTGAGGTCACGGCCCCTGCCGAAGGCTGTTTGGCCCAAGCGTTTGCTTCGATCTCTGCGGAGGGGAATGGCGCCTTCGCCGAGGGCGACACCATCGACTTCAATGTGGCGCCTGGCACCTATCCCGCCGGTAGCACCCTGGACGCGGGAACAATCACATTCACGCTGAACGAATCATTCCAGGCGGCTGGCAGCTTTACTGTCGCCATTGCCGCTGGCACTGAGGACAACTGCGGTATCAATGGCTCCGACGGATTCGTGATCGATGTGGATACGGCCACGCGTCTTGTGCAGTTCAGCGAGACGGCGGGGGATGCGCCCACCAGCGACACCGGTGCGATCAATGTCACGAACGCCCAGCCGGGGCAGACCATCAGCGTCGAGTTCCAGGTGAGCAGTCAGAATCCACCCATGACCCTGGAGACGGATATCGGCAGCGTCACGCCTCCCGGTTTCGAGGCGAATTCGGGTATGGCCACGTTCAACTACGAGGTACCCACCGATGCAGAGCCAGGGTTCACGGACAGCGGCGGAATCCTGGTAACCGATTCGGGTCAGTCCGACGGGCTGTTCATTCCAGTGCAGATTTCTGTCGGCTCCCAGGAACTCTCCGAACAGGAAGGTCTCACGCCGCGCCAGCGTAGTGTGGCGAACTCACTGGATGCTGCCTGTGGCGCACTGCGGGAGATTCCCGAAGAGGAGCGCACCAGTCGGCAGAACGACCTCATCGCCACCTGTGATCGCGCCGCCGAGTCCGGTACCCCCGGCGCCATCTATGACGGCCTTGCCCCCGAGGAAGTCGCCGCCCAGGGCCGCGCCTCCATGCAGACCATGCGCCAGCAACTCCAGAACGTGGGCTCACGCATCACCGAGCTGCGTGCCGGCGCCACGGGCTTCAGCGCCCGGGGCTTCAACGTGGCGCTGGACGGCGAGCGTCTGCCGGTGAACATGTTCACCAATGCCCTGGGCGCAGGCGCCAGTGACGATATCCTCGCCTTCAGCAACTTCGGCTTTTTCGTCAACGGCTCGGCGGCCTTCGGCAATCGCCAGCAAACCGACAACGAGCAGGGGTTCCGAAGCCGCACGCTCGGGCTCACCGCCGGGCTCGACTACCGCTTCTCGCCACAGACCATCGGCGGCGTGGCGCTGGGCTACACCCGCACCGATACCGATCTGCGCAACAACGCTGGCGGCGTCGATGTGGATGGCTACAGCCTGTCGCTCTACGGCACGCACTTCCTGCCCCGGTCGTTCTACGTCGATGGCATCGTCACCGTGGGCCGCAACCGCTACGACACCGTGCGGACCGTGTTCAGCGGGCCCGATGGCCAGAGTGCCAAGGCAAGGCCCGACGGCATGGAATACGCCGTTGGCCTCAATGCGGGCTACGACCTGAGCGACGGCCCCTGGACCGTGGGTTTCCAGACCAGTCTGGATTACATCCGTGTGGAGATCGACAGCTACCGCGAGCGCGCCACCAATTCCAACAACCCCGGCGCTGGTTCCCTGTTGCGCATCGACAGCCAGACCATCGAGTCGAAAACCGCAGAAGTCGCGGTGCAGCTGTCCTATGCCGAGAACTATCCCTGGGGTGTGATGGTGTACTCCACGCGCTGGGGTCTGGAGCGGGAGTTCAGCGACGATAGCCGCCGCATCAATGCCCGCTTCATCGAGGACCCCACCAATACCCGCTTCTCGCTGCGCACCGATGACCCGGACCGCACCTACATGAACATCGGCGGCGGGCTCACCGCGCAGTTCGCCCGCGGCCGCGCGGCCTACCTGTTCCTGGAGAGCGTGGAGGGCCGCAGCGGGTACAGCCTCTATACCGTCGATGTCGGCTTCAGGATGGAGTTCTGA
- the lnt gene encoding apolipoprotein N-acyltransferase: MTEAFEKPAWAGRAAVVLPAAALSGALIALALSPFHWSWLTLLSPAALFYLVAAAPRRLAPWVGYVYGVGYFGAGGHWIYYSVGEFGGGPLVALVFCAALAAAFGLLIWALVHLWLRVRPQAALPAVTVALPTCWMAVEWVRSWLFTGTTWLQLGYAHVDNWLGGYAPIIGALGISMLVSVLAGLIAWAALVRRRKPAIVAVVAVVVVWLIGGVMQRDWTSPAAEPLQIALLQGNVPQDQKWLPENRQRQLDLYERLTSRFWGADVVIWPETAIPAFQHQVSREFLAPLLADAEDYGTDVLVGLPSWDSETRAVYNTVLALGQEVDVYHKRHLVPFGEYVPFRRYLGAALDVFGAPMADFTPGWTAGPLMVGGQPMAISICYEITFPNEVRDFLPEATVLVNVSNDAWFGTSIGPHQHFQMARMRALEMGRPLVRATNTGITASVDHRGQVIARVPQFTVDALLTEVTPHEGVTPYMWWGNWPVLVLLFAALGVCGVMRYGLRR; this comes from the coding sequence ATGACCGAGGCCTTCGAGAAGCCCGCCTGGGCAGGGCGGGCCGCTGTCGTGCTGCCCGCTGCGGCTCTTTCCGGCGCATTGATTGCGCTGGCCCTGTCGCCCTTCCACTGGTCCTGGCTGACCCTGCTGTCGCCAGCCGCACTGTTTTACCTGGTTGCCGCCGCTCCGCGCCGCCTCGCACCCTGGGTCGGTTACGTATACGGGGTGGGTTACTTCGGTGCCGGTGGGCACTGGATCTACTACAGCGTAGGCGAGTTCGGCGGTGGGCCGCTGGTGGCGCTGGTGTTCTGTGCTGCGCTTGCCGCCGCCTTTGGGCTGCTCATCTGGGCGCTGGTGCATCTGTGGTTGCGGGTGCGTCCCCAGGCCGCGCTGCCGGCGGTGACGGTGGCGCTGCCCACCTGCTGGATGGCTGTGGAGTGGGTGCGTAGCTGGCTCTTCACCGGCACCACCTGGTTGCAACTCGGTTATGCCCACGTCGACAACTGGCTGGGGGGCTACGCGCCGATTATCGGTGCCCTTGGTATCAGCATGCTGGTGAGCGTGCTGGCGGGCCTGATTGCCTGGGCGGCGCTGGTGCGCCGTCGCAAGCCCGCCATTGTCGCGGTGGTGGCGGTTGTCGTCGTCTGGCTGATTGGTGGTGTCATGCAGCGCGACTGGACCAGCCCCGCCGCCGAGCCGCTGCAGATCGCACTGCTGCAGGGCAATGTCCCGCAGGACCAGAAATGGTTGCCAGAGAACCGCCAACGCCAGCTTGATCTCTACGAGCGGCTCACCAGCCGGTTCTGGGGCGCGGATGTTGTCATCTGGCCGGAGACGGCCATCCCGGCTTTCCAGCATCAGGTGTCGCGGGAGTTCCTGGCGCCACTGCTGGCCGACGCCGAGGACTACGGCACCGATGTGCTGGTAGGCCTGCCGAGCTGGGATAGCGAAACCCGGGCGGTGTACAACACGGTGCTGGCCCTGGGGCAGGAGGTGGATGTCTACCACAAGCGCCACCTGGTGCCCTTTGGCGAGTACGTGCCGTTCCGCCGCTATCTTGGTGCCGCGCTGGATGTCTTTGGCGCGCCCATGGCTGACTTTACCCCGGGCTGGACTGCCGGGCCGCTGATGGTTGGCGGCCAGCCCATGGCCATCTCCATCTGCTACGAGATCACCTTCCCCAACGAAGTGCGGGATTTCCTGCCGGAGGCGACGGTGCTGGTGAACGTGTCCAATGATGCCTGGTTCGGCACGTCCATCGGCCCCCACCAGCACTTCCAGATGGCGCGCATGCGTGCCCTGGAAATGGGTCGGCCGCTGGTGCGGGCAACCAACACCGGCATCACTGCCAGCGTCGACCACCGCGGCCAGGTGATTGCCCGGGTGCCACAGTTCACGGTGGACGCCCTGCTCACGGAAGTGACCCCCCACGAGGGGGTGACGCCGTACATGTGGTGGGGTAACTGGCCGGTGCTCGTGCTGCTGTTCGCCGCCCTGGGCGTGTGTGGGGTCATGCGATATGGCCTGCGGCGCTGA
- a CDS encoding HlyC/CorC family transporter, with the protein MSEDRPTQSDENGRDQRGWFERISQAFSGEPRDRDGLVDMLREAQQRALLDADQLAMIEGALHVSEMQVRDIMIPRSQMVVVRRDAELRELLPPVIESGHSRFPVIGDNRDDVIGILIAKDLLRYFSEDAGKRINMRELMRPALFVPESKRLDVMLKEFRSSRNHLAVVVDEYGGVAGMVTIEDVLEQIVGEIDDEHDIDEDSYILSQREGASIVKALTPIEDFNEHFHTDFSDEEFDTIGGLVAHSFGHLPRRGEQVTVERYRFEVIRADNRRIHLLMVTNVPEEPEMEARDEGRARSARRE; encoded by the coding sequence ATGAGCGAAGATCGACCTACGCAGTCCGACGAAAACGGCCGCGACCAACGCGGTTGGTTTGAGCGCATCAGCCAGGCGTTCTCCGGCGAGCCCCGTGACCGCGATGGCCTTGTGGATATGCTGCGTGAGGCGCAGCAACGGGCGCTGCTCGACGCCGATCAACTGGCCATGATCGAGGGTGCCCTGCATGTGTCGGAAATGCAGGTGCGGGATATCATGATTCCCCGCTCGCAGATGGTGGTGGTGCGCCGCGACGCGGAACTGCGGGAACTGCTGCCACCGGTGATCGAGTCCGGCCACTCCCGCTTCCCGGTGATTGGCGATAACCGGGACGACGTCATCGGCATCCTGATTGCCAAGGATCTGTTGCGCTATTTCTCCGAGGACGCCGGCAAACGCATCAACATGCGCGAACTCATGCGCCCGGCGCTGTTTGTGCCCGAGAGCAAGCGCCTCGATGTCATGCTCAAGGAGTTTCGAAGCAGCCGGAACCACCTGGCCGTTGTGGTTGACGAATACGGTGGTGTGGCGGGTATGGTCACCATCGAGGACGTGCTCGAGCAGATCGTCGGCGAGATCGACGACGAACACGATATCGATGAGGACAGTTATATCCTCAGTCAGCGAGAGGGCGCCAGCATCGTCAAGGCGCTGACGCCCATCGAGGACTTCAACGAGCACTTCCACACCGATTTCAGCGACGAAGAGTTCGACACGATCGGGGGGCTCGTCGCCCATAGCTTCGGGCACTTGCCAAGGCGTGGCGAGCAGGTCACCGTCGAGCGCTATCGCTTCGAGGTCATCAGGGCGGACAACCGTCGCATTCACCTGCTGATGGTCACCAATGTGCCCGAAGAGCCGGAAATGGAAGCCCGTGATGAAGGCAGAGCCCGCAGCGCGAGAAGGGAATGA
- the ybeY gene encoding rRNA maturation RNase YbeY has protein sequence MNAAENLSGLEVQFASQHPDLPSEADIRAWVGAVLDGRAEPLELTIRVVDEDEGRSLNATYRGRDYATNVLSFPFEAPPGLDLPVLGDIAICAPVVAAEAKEQGKTASAHWAHMVVHGTLHLLGYDHVEPADAEEMEALETSILGGLGFPAPYAENDP, from the coding sequence GTGAACGCCGCTGAGAATCTGTCCGGACTCGAGGTGCAGTTCGCGAGCCAGCACCCGGATCTGCCCTCGGAGGCTGACATCCGCGCCTGGGTGGGTGCCGTGCTCGATGGTCGCGCCGAGCCGCTGGAACTTACCATTCGTGTCGTGGATGAGGATGAGGGCCGCTCACTGAACGCAACCTATCGCGGCCGGGACTATGCGACCAACGTCCTGTCCTTCCCATTCGAGGCGCCGCCGGGGCTCGATTTGCCAGTGTTGGGTGATATCGCCATCTGCGCGCCCGTGGTTGCGGCAGAGGCAAAGGAGCAGGGCAAAACGGCTTCCGCACACTGGGCACACATGGTTGTGCATGGCACCTTGCACCTGCTCGGCTATGATCACGTTGAGCCGGCCGACGCCGAGGAGATGGAAGCCCTGGAAACATCCATACTCGGGGGGCTGGGTTTCCCCGCTCCTTATGCCGAGAACGATCCATGA
- a CDS encoding PhoH family protein translates to MNTANPAALDFSLEPADNDRLANLCGQFDENLRQVERRLGVEISNRAHRFRVIGEPDAARAAESVLKELYRTSTQNALSADDVHLMLQDAGVEERLRARAGDAQEVVIRTRKTEIRGRGPNQQAYLRNIQGNDLSFGIGPAGTGKTYLAVAAAVEALDADDVRRLVLVRPAVEAGERLGFLPGDLAQKVDPYLRPLYDALFEMMGFERVGKLIERNVIEVAPLAYMRGRTLNHSFIILDEAQNTTVEQMKMFLTRIGFGSTAVVTGDVTQVDLPRGTPSGLRQAVEVLKDVEGVSFTFFSAADVVRHPLVQRIVQAYERASGEEDNIGNAGERR, encoded by the coding sequence TTGAATACCGCGAATCCTGCCGCTCTGGATTTCAGCCTCGAACCCGCCGACAACGATCGGCTTGCCAATCTCTGCGGACAGTTCGATGAGAACCTCCGTCAGGTGGAGCGTCGGCTGGGGGTCGAGATTTCCAATCGTGCCCATCGCTTTCGGGTCATCGGCGAGCCGGACGCTGCCCGAGCCGCCGAGAGTGTGCTCAAGGAGCTCTATCGCACCTCGACGCAGAATGCCCTGTCCGCCGATGATGTGCACCTGATGCTGCAGGACGCCGGTGTCGAGGAACGGCTGCGGGCCCGGGCCGGTGACGCCCAGGAAGTGGTGATTCGCACCCGAAAGACGGAAATCCGTGGCCGCGGACCGAATCAGCAGGCCTACCTGCGCAACATCCAGGGCAACGATCTCAGCTTTGGCATCGGCCCGGCAGGTACTGGCAAGACGTATCTGGCCGTCGCCGCTGCAGTGGAGGCGCTGGATGCCGACGATGTGCGCCGGCTGGTGCTGGTGCGCCCGGCGGTGGAAGCCGGGGAACGGCTTGGTTTTCTGCCGGGTGACCTTGCCCAGAAAGTTGACCCCTACCTGCGCCCGCTCTACGACGCTTTGTTCGAGATGATGGGCTTTGAGCGGGTGGGCAAGCTCATCGAACGCAATGTGATCGAGGTTGCCCCGCTGGCCTACATGCGGGGCCGCACGCTGAATCACTCCTTTATCATCCTCGATGAGGCGCAGAACACCACCGTCGAGCAGATGAAGATGTTTCTGACCCGTATCGGTTTTGGGTCCACCGCCGTGGTTACCGGTGATGTCACCCAGGTGGACCTGCCCCGGGGCACGCCGTCCGGGCTGCGGCAGGCGGTTGAGGTGCTCAAGGACGTGGAAGGTGTGAGCTTTACCTTTTTCAGCGCGGCGGATGTGGTTCGCCATCCGCTGGTACAACGCATTGTGCAGGCCTATGAACGTGCCTCTGGCGAAGAAGACAACATCGGGAATGCCGGTGAACGCCGCTGA
- the miaB gene encoding tRNA (N6-isopentenyl adenosine(37)-C2)-methylthiotransferase MiaB: protein MNRKVYVKTHGCQMNEYDSAKMADVLCAERGYSRVDNPEDADLILLNTCSIREKAQEKVFSQLGHWKPLKERNPDLIIGVGGCVASQEGEALQQRAPYVDLVFGPQTLHRLPEMVDRVRGGGEPQVDISFPEIEKFDRLPEPRAEGPTAFVSIMEGCSKYCSFCVVPYTRGEEISRPFDDVITEVAELAEQGVREVTLLGQNVNAYRGDMVDGTVCDLALLIHYVAAIDGIERIRFTTSHPVEFSDSLIEAYRDVPELVDHLHLPVQSGSDFVLKMMKRGHTIDEFRDKIRRLREVRPGISLSSDFIVGFPGEDEDSFEETMALVRELNFDSSFSFIYSARPGTPAASLADATPPEVKKARLKRLQSTIEAQAKAISQSMVGTEQTVLVDSLSKKSDHEIAGRTENNRVVNFPGHRRLIGQFVRVRITEALAHSLRGEMVGVDEALLRPAASA, encoded by the coding sequence ATGAATCGTAAGGTCTACGTCAAGACCCATGGTTGCCAGATGAACGAGTACGATTCCGCCAAGATGGCGGACGTGCTCTGTGCCGAGCGTGGGTATAGCCGCGTCGACAATCCCGAGGATGCCGACCTCATCCTGCTCAACACCTGCTCCATCCGCGAGAAGGCGCAGGAGAAGGTGTTTTCCCAGTTGGGCCACTGGAAGCCCCTGAAGGAGCGCAACCCCGATCTCATCATCGGCGTCGGCGGTTGCGTTGCCAGCCAGGAGGGCGAGGCGTTGCAGCAGCGTGCGCCCTACGTCGACCTGGTGTTCGGCCCGCAAACCCTGCACCGGCTGCCGGAAATGGTTGATCGCGTGCGCGGGGGTGGCGAGCCGCAGGTGGATATCTCCTTCCCCGAGATCGAGAAGTTCGACCGCCTGCCGGAACCCCGGGCCGAGGGCCCGACGGCCTTTGTGTCGATCATGGAAGGCTGCAGCAAGTACTGCAGCTTCTGTGTGGTGCCCTACACCCGGGGCGAGGAAATCAGCCGCCCCTTCGACGACGTCATCACCGAGGTGGCAGAGCTCGCCGAACAGGGCGTGCGGGAAGTCACCCTGCTGGGCCAGAACGTCAACGCCTATCGCGGCGACATGGTCGATGGCACCGTCTGCGACCTGGCGCTGCTCATCCACTACGTTGCCGCCATCGACGGCATCGAGCGCATCCGCTTCACCACCTCCCACCCCGTGGAGTTCTCCGACAGCCTGATCGAGGCCTATCGCGATGTGCCGGAGCTGGTGGATCACCTGCACCTGCCGGTGCAAAGCGGTTCGGATTTCGTCCTCAAGATGATGAAGCGCGGTCATACCATTGACGAGTTCAGGGACAAGATCCGCCGCCTGCGGGAAGTCCGCCCCGGCATCAGCCTGTCGTCGGATTTCATCGTCGGCTTCCCCGGCGAGGACGAAGACAGCTTCGAGGAGACCATGGCCCTGGTGCGGGAGCTCAACTTCGACAGCTCTTTCAGCTTCATCTACAGCGCCCGCCCGGGCACGCCAGCGGCCTCATTGGCCGATGCAACACCGCCGGAAGTCAAGAAGGCGCGCTTGAAGCGGCTGCAGAGCACCATTGAAGCCCAGGCAAAGGCCATCAGCCAGTCCATGGTCGGCACCGAACAGACGGTGCTGGTGGACAGCCTGTCGAAAAAGAGCGATCACGAGATCGCCGGCCGCACGGAGAATAACCGGGTGGTCAACTTCCCCGGACATCGCCGCCTGATCGGGCAGTTCGTCCGGGTACGCATCACCGAAGCGCTTGCGCATTCCCTGCGTGGCGAAATGGTCGGCGTCGACGAGGCCCTGCTGCGCCCCGCCGCCAGTGCATGA
- a CDS encoding mannose-1-phosphate guanylyltransferase/mannose-6-phosphate isomerase: MSRLTPVILSGGSGSRLWPLSRELYPKQLLPLMSPDHTMLQATVQRLAGIADLDRLLVICNEAHRFLVAEQLRAIGETDPAILLEPLARNTAPAVCLAALHALHDDSDALLLVLPADHVIADTAAFQQAVAQGRGDALDGALVTFGIVPTRPETGYGYIRAEVGDGPTRGVAEFVEKPDLETAQGYLAAGGYYWNSGMFLFRAQRFVDELEQFAPEMVSACRGALDGAERDLDFVRLAREPLEPCPSNSIDYAVMERTRNARVVPMDAGWSDVGSWDALQSAGAPDADGNVTVGDVLAHDSRGNYLRAESRLLATVGLEDSVVVETADAVLVARRDRVQDVKAIVERLRAEGRTEPMSHRRVYRPWGSYEGVAEGSRFQVKRIIVQPGASLSLQMHHHRAEHWIIVRGTARVTRGEDTLLLTEDQSTYIPLGTAHRLENPGQIPLELIEVQTGSYLGEDDIVRFDDVYGRR; encoded by the coding sequence ATGTCGCGTCTCACACCCGTGATTCTCTCCGGTGGCTCGGGCAGCCGCCTTTGGCCACTGTCGCGGGAGCTGTACCCCAAGCAGTTGCTGCCGCTGATGTCCCCCGACCACACCATGCTGCAGGCCACCGTGCAGCGCCTGGCCGGCATCGCCGATCTCGACCGCCTGCTGGTTATCTGCAACGAGGCCCACCGATTCCTGGTCGCCGAGCAGCTGCGTGCCATCGGCGAGACCGACCCCGCCATACTGCTCGAGCCGCTGGCACGCAACACGGCGCCGGCGGTTTGCCTGGCCGCCCTGCACGCCCTGCACGACGACTCGGACGCCTTGCTGCTTGTGCTGCCGGCGGACCACGTCATCGCCGATACCGCTGCCTTCCAGCAGGCTGTCGCCCAGGGGCGGGGTGACGCGCTGGACGGCGCCCTGGTGACCTTCGGCATCGTGCCCACGCGGCCCGAGACTGGCTATGGCTATATCCGCGCCGAAGTCGGTGACGGCCCCACCCGTGGCGTGGCCGAATTCGTGGAAAAGCCCGACCTGGAAACCGCCCAGGGCTATCTTGCCGCCGGTGGCTACTACTGGAACAGCGGCATGTTCCTGTTCCGGGCGCAGCGTTTCGTGGACGAACTGGAGCAGTTCGCGCCGGAGATGGTGTCAGCCTGCCGGGGAGCGCTGGATGGCGCCGAGCGGGACCTCGATTTCGTGCGTCTCGCCCGCGAGCCGCTGGAGCCTTGCCCGTCGAACTCCATTGACTACGCGGTGATGGAGCGCACCCGCAACGCCCGGGTGGTGCCCATGGACGCCGGCTGGAGTGACGTCGGCTCCTGGGACGCGCTGCAAAGCGCCGGCGCACCTGATGCCGACGGCAACGTCACCGTGGGCGACGTGCTGGCCCATGACAGCCGTGGCAACTACCTGCGGGCGGAAAGCCGCCTGCTGGCCACCGTTGGGCTGGAAGACAGCGTGGTGGTGGAGACTGCCGACGCGGTGCTGGTGGCCCGGCGCGACCGGGTGCAGGACGTCAAGGCCATCGTCGAGCGCCTGCGGGCAGAGGGCCGCACCGAGCCCATGAGCCACCGGCGCGTCTACCGCCCCTGGGGGTCGTATGAAGGTGTGGCCGAAGGCAGCCGCTTCCAGGTCAAGCGCATCATCGTGCAGCCCGGCGCCAGCCTGTCGCTGCAGATGCATCACCACCGGGCCGAGCACTGGATCATCGTCCGTGGCACCGCACGCGTGACCCGCGGCGAGGACACCCTCCTGCTCACCGAGGACCAGTCTACCTATATCCCCCTCGGCACGGCCCACCGCCTCGAAAACCCTGGCCAGATTCCGCTCGAGCTGATCGAGGTGCAGACCGGGAGCTACCTGGGGGAGGACGACATCGTGCGCTTCGATGACGTCTACGGGCGTCGCTGA